TCGAAGGGTTTGACCGAGATGAACGCGGTAAGGGGAAGCCCGACGGCCTCGGGGTCCACGACGGCGGCATAGCCGCGGATCACGCCCCGCTGTTCGAGACGGCGAACCCGCTGGTGCACGGCCGATGTGGACAGGCCGGTGGCCTTGCCCAGGTCCGTGTAGCTCATCCGGCCGTCCTTGACGAGCAGCTCCACGATCTGTCTGTCCAACTCCTCCACAGCCGATCACCTTATGTGGTCGGGAGGGCTCCGGCACAACGGGTGGGCACCGGGTGGGCACAGCGGACATAGCCGCCGCTACGCCGCACCTGCGCCGGGCATGTGACGAACGCCACATGTCCTCATGGGTGTCCTATGAGATGTGGCGATTACCTATGCGGCCGCGAGGGAAATGCTTGCTGTGGTCGAGGCCGACGCGCCTGGCCAGCCCACCCGAGGGGGAAACTCATGCCTCATCTCGAGCGCCTCGACGCAGGCGACATCGATACCGACGAGATCCACGACACCTACGAGATGTTCCGGGTGATCTGCCCGGACTGCGCACGCCCCATCGCGCTCCTCGCCGACGAGGACGTTCTTCCCGAGCACGCGCTGTGCTCGTCCCCGTGGGACCCGTTCGGGCTCACGGTCTGCGCCGGCACCGGCCGCCGGGTGGCCGACGCCGAGCCCGCCGACGCGTCGCTGGACGCGCTCGAGCGGGACGCCGCGCTGCTGCTGACGCTTCCGGCGGGCCTGGACTGGCGGACACAGCCGTTCTCCCACCTCGGCGGCCCCGGTTCGCGACCGGTGCGCTTCCCGGTGACGCGGCGGTAGCGAAACGGCGGGGGCGCAGGCCGCGCCCCCTACCGACACACCGGCCTCAGCCGACCTCAGGCCCCGCGAGAGCGCGGGCGATCACCACCCGCTGGATCTGGTTGGTGCCCTCCACGATCTGGAGGACCTTCGCCTCGCGCATATAGCGCTCGACCGGGAAGTCCACCGTGTAGCCGTATCCGCCCAGCAGTTGGACGGCATCGGTGGTGATCCGCATCGCGGCGTCCGTACAGAACAGCTTGGCCATCGCCGCCTGCTTGGAGAACGGCCGCCCCGCGTCCCGCAGCCGTGCCGCCGTCAGGTACAGGGCGCGCCCGGCCTCGATCTGCGTGGCCATGTCGGCGAGCATGAAGCGCAGGCCCTGGAAGTCGGCTATCGGCCGGCCGAACTGCCGCCGCTGCGCGGTGTACGCGAGCGCCTCGTCCAGCGCCGCCTGGGCGACGCCGACGGCGCAGGCCGCGATGCCGAGACGGCCCGCGTCGAGCGCGGACAGGGCGATCGCGAACCCCTGGCCCTCCTCGCCGATGCGGCGCGCGTCGGGCACCCGCACCCCGTCGAGGTGGATCTGGGCGGTCGGCGAACCGGCCATGCCCATCTTGTGCTCGGGCGCGGCCGCCGAGAGCCCGGGGGCGTCGGCGGGCACGAGGAAGGCGCTGATGCCGCGGGTGCGCTCGGGGCCGGTGCGGGCGAGCACGGTGTAGAAGTCCGCGATGCCGCCGTGGGTGATCCACGCCTTGGTGCCCTCGAGCGTCCAGGTGTCCCCGTCGCGGGTGGCCCGGGTGGTGAGCCCGGCCGCGTCGGAGCCGGAGGAGGGCTCGGAGAGGCAGTACGCGCCGAGCAGTCCGCCGCCCAGCATCGCGGGAAGGTGCTCGGCCAGCTGCTCCTTGCTGCCGTAGCCGGCGAGGGCGTGGCAGGCCAGGGTGTGGACGCTGACGCCGAGGCCGACGGTCAGCCGGGCCGCGGCGAGCTCCTCGAGGACCTGGAGGTAGACCTCGTACGGCTGGTCGCCGCCACCGAACTCCTCGGGGTGGACCAGCCCCAGCAGCCCGGACTCGGACAGCAGGGTGAACAGCTCGCGGGGGAAGCGCCCGGCGGCCTCCTCCTCGGCGGCCCGGGGCTTGATCTCCCGTTCGATCAGCTCGCGGACGAGCGAAATCAGGTCGCGGGCCTCTTCGGTGGGCAGCTCACGCTCCACCGGCTGCGGGCCGTGATCGGTCATGGCGGCGCTCTCCTCTCCCCTGGTCAGGCGCTGCGGCGGCGTGCGCCGGGGTGAGGCGGCGCCACCGGTGTTGCTGCCGCCTGCCGGTCCGCCCGTCGGATCGCGAACGGTGATGACCTGCACCGCGGCGGTTGGAGTATGCCCGATCCGGAGCCTTCCGGTACCGGTCGCCCGATCTTCAACCACATTCGCGCACGGGCACCTACCACCTTCCTCCACGCACCCCCACAACGTCGCACGCATGGAGCAAATTGGCCCAGACCATTGACCCCACTGGTCTAGTCCTTCTACCTTTTCCCCACCCTGCCCTGCGCGTTCATGTCAAGCTGTGGGCAGGTCGTCGGGCAGTTCACTCTCCCCTCACCCCCCACCGAGGAGATTCCATGCTCAGACCAGGCAGACTGTCCGCCGCGCTCGCGGCGATCTGTACGGCGGTGCTGACCGCCACCCTGCTCGCGGGCTCGGCAGCGGCCGGTGAACCCCGGAGCGCCGGCATACCCCAGGCCACGTCCGAGGCCGCCAAGACCCCCACGACGAAGGCCGCCGGGAACAAGGTGGTCGGCTACTTCACCGAATGGGGCATCTACCAGCGCAACTACCACGTCAAGAACGTCGAGACCTCGGGCTCGGCCGCCAAGCTCACCCACATCAACTACGCCTTCGGCAACGTCACCGGCGGCAAGTGCGCCATCGGCGACTCCTACGCCGACTACGACAAGGCGTACGACGCGGCGAGCAGCGTCGACGGCCAGGCCGACACCTGGGACGCGGGCGCCCTGCGCGGCAATTTCAACCAGCTGCGCAAGCTCAAGAAGCTCCACCCCGGCCTGAAGGTGCTGTGGTCCTTCGGCGGCTGGACCTGGTCCTCCGGGTTCAGCGAGGCCGCCAAGAACCCCGCGGCCTTCGCCCAGTCCTGCTACGACCTGGTCGAGGACCCGCGCTGGGCGGATGTCTTCGACGGCATCGACATCGACTGGGAGTACCCCAACGCCTGCGGCCTCACCTGTGACACCAGCGGTAAGGACGCCTTCAAGAAACTGATGTCCGCCGTGCGCGCCAAGTTCGGTTCGTCCAACCTGGTGACCGCGGCGATCACGGCCGACGGCTCCTCCGGCGGCAAGATCGAGGCCGCCGACTACGCGGGCGCCGCGCAATACGTCGACTGGTACAACCCCATGACGTACGACTTCTTCGGCGCGTGGGCCGGCCAGGGCCCCACCGCCCCGCACTCCCCGCTCAACTCCTACAACGGCATTCCGCAGCAGGGCTTCACCACCGACGCCGCCATCAGCAAGCTCAAGGGCCTCGGCATCCCGGCGTCCAAGCTCCTGCTGGGCATCGGCTTCTACGGACGCGGCTGGAGCGGCGTCACCCAGGACGCCCCCGGTGGCACGGCGACCGGCGCCGCGCCCGGCACCTACGAGGCGGGCATCGAGGACTACAAGGTGCTCAAGGGCTCCTGCCCGGCCACCGGCACGGTCGCGGGCACGGCCTACGCGCACTGCGGCAACCAGTGGTGGAGCTATGACACCCCCGCCACCATCGCCGGGAAGATGAACTACAAGCAGCAGCAGGGCCTGGGCGGCACCTTCTTCTGGGAGCTCAGCGGCGACACCTCGAACGGTGAGCTGATCAAGTCCATCAGCTGACCCCACCGCAACGCCCCTGATCGAAGCGGGCGGGGAGCCATCACCGGCTCCCCGCCCGCTTCGTCGTGCGCGCCCGCGCACAACCAGGCCATCGGTGTCAAGCGTTCAAGCGGCGCACGAGGGGGCGCGAGGAGCGTATGTGGAGAACACCCCCCGGTAACGCCGCGTACTCCCTCCGTGAACGCGCTCCGTCCGGGGCTCGTACGCCAACGCGGCTTGTTCTGGCTATTGCGGGGCATCCGCCCCACAAGGAAATCTGAGCGCATGGGTGGCCCGCTCCACTCCGCGCGCGTGAACCAAAGGAACGATCATGAGCTCCGAGCAGTGCCCGAGCTGTGGCGGCCAACTCGCCGTGAATCAGGACGGGTGGAAGATCTGCCACTCCTGCGGCTATGCCTCCCCGCCCGGGGTCGTGCCCGCCCCCTCCCTGCCCGCGCATACCTGACCTGCCGACTCCCTCCCGCCGTCCGATCCGTGAAAGCCTGAGACCCCGCACCCCCCGTGTTCCGCCCCTCCGTACCGCTGAGCGAGGCACCATGGTCAATCCCTGGCTGGCGATGGCGTCAGGCACCGACCCCGCTGAGCGCACCCGCGACGTGCGCCGCGCCCATGAGGCGTTTCTGACGGAGGGGGCGGTGAGTCCGGCCGTACGGCCGGTGGTGGCGGAGTCCTGGCGGCGCTCGGCCGACGCCCGGGTCACCCAGGAGTGCAAGGCGCCGATCGACCTGGCGGACGACGCGCTGGACACCTATCGCGCGGACCATCCGCTGGCCCGGGTGATGCCGCTGTTCCGGGAGTTGCTGGGCACCATCGCCCACGACGGGGCCCATCTGCTCGCGGTCTGCGACGAACAGGGTCGGCTGCTGTGGGTGGAGGGGCACGCGGGGGTGCGGAACCGGGCCGAGGAGATGAACTTCGTGGCCGGGGCGCGCTGGGACGAGCGCCACGCGGGCACCAATGCGCCCGGGACGGCGCTCACCGTCGACCACGCGGTGCAGATCTTCGCCACCGAGCACTTCAACCGCAGTGTGCAGCCGTGGACCTGCGCCGCCGCCCCGCTCCACGATCCGCACACCGGGCGGCTGCTGGGCGCGGTGGACATCACCGGCGGGGACCATCTGGCCGCCCCGCACAGCCTCGCCCTGGTCCAGGCGACCGCCCGCGCCGCCGAGGCCCAGCTGGGCGCCGAGCTGCCGCGGACGCGTACGCCGCGGATCTCGCTGACGGTGCTGGGGCGGGACGAGGCGCTGCTGGTCGTCGACGGGCGGCGGCTGCGGCTCGGGCGGCGGCACAGCGAGATCATGGTGCTGCTGGCCGGCCATCCGGAGGGGCTGTCCGGCGACCGGCTGACGCTCGAGCTGTACGGGCCCCGGGCCGACGACCGCTCCCCGGTGACGCTGCGGGCCGAGCTGTCCCGGCTGCGCCGTCTGGTGGGTCCGCTGCTCGGCTCGCGCCCGTACCGGCTCTGCACACCCGTGCGCACCGATCTGGCCGACGCCGCCGAGGCGTTGGCCTCCGGCGACGCGTACACGGCGCTGCGGGCGTACACCGGACCGCTGCTGCCGCTGTCGGAGGCGCCGGGGGTGTGCCGGATGCGGCGGGTGCTGGAGGACGGGCTGCGGCGCGCCGTGCTCTCCCACGGCGACCCTGAGCTGCTGCGACGCTGGGGGCAGACGCCGTGGGGCGAGGACGATCTGGAGGTCGCGGAGGCGCTGCTGACCACGCTCCCGGCGCATGCGCCGGGGCGGGTGGCGCCGGCGGCGCGGGTGCGGCGGCTGCGGGAGCTGTACGGGCTGCCGGGCGGCGCCCACCACCAAGGCGGCCATGAGGACGGAGCCGCGCGGCACCACAGCGGCCATGAGCACGGAGCCCCGCGGCAAGGAGGCGGCCACCGGGACGCAACGTCCGCGCAACGTGGCCGCGCCTAGCCTCCCCGTCGGCTCCGCCCGCGTCGGCGCGGGCGGAGCCTGGACGCGCGTACCAACGACGCGTCCGGCAACGGGACCCACCACGCGTACACCAGGGAGGCCGCCCCATGACGCGTTTCGCAAGCCCCGGCTCCGAGGGCTCGGTCGTCACCTATCAGCCGCGCTATGACCACTGGATCGGCGGGGAGTACGTACCGCCGGCCCAGGGCCGCTATTTCGAGAACCCCACCCCCGTCAACGGGCAGCCCTTCACCGAGATCGCCCGGGGCACCGCCGAGGACGTCGAGCGGGCCCTGGACGCCGCCCACGCGGCCGCCCCCGCCTGGGGCCGTACGGCGCCCGCCGAGCGCGCCTCGGTGCTGCTGAAGATCGCCGATCGGATGGAGCAGAACCTGGAGGCCCTCGCGGTCGCCGAGAGCTGGGAGAACGGCAAGCCGGTACGGGAGACGCTGGCCGCCGACATCCCGCTCGCCATCGACCACTTCCGCTACTTCGCGGGGGCCATCCGGGCGCAGGAGGGCAGCCTCTCCGAGATCGACCACGACACGGTCGCGTACCACTTCCACGAGCCGCTGGGCGTGGTCGCCCAGATCATCCCGTGGAACTTCCCCATCCTGATGGCCACGTGGAAGCTGGCCCCGGCGCTGGCCGCCGGCAACGCGGTGGTGCTGAAACCGGCCGAACAGACGCCCGCGTCGGTCCACGTCTGGATGAACCTGGTGGCCGATCTGCTGCCGCCGGGTGTGGTCAACATCGTCAACGGCTTCGGTGTGGAGGCCGGGAAGCCGCTGGCGTCCAACTCCCGGGTGGCCAAGGTCGCCTTCACCGGCGAGACCACCACCGGCCGCCTGATCATGCAGTACGCGAGCGAGAACCTGATCCCGGTCACCCTGGAGCTCGGCGGCAAGAGCCCGAACATCTTCTTCGACGATGTCTCGGCCAGCGACGACGACTTCATGGACAAGGCCCTGGAAGGGTTCACCATGTTCGCCCTCAACCAGGGCGAGGTGTGCACCTGTCCCTCGCGCGCCTTGGTCCAGGGCGGCCACTACCAGGCGTTCATGGACGCGGCCGTGGCCCGTACGGAGAAGATCACGCAGGGGCATCCCCTGGACACCGACACCATGATCGGCGCCCAGGCCTCCAACGACCAGCTCGAGAAGATCCTGTCGTACCTGGACATCGGCCGGCAGGAGGGCGCCCGCGTCCTCACCGGCGGCAGCCGCGCCGAGCTCGGGGGTGAGCTGGAGGGCGGCTACTACGTCGAGCCCACGATCTTCGAGGGCGACAACCGTATGCGGGTCTTCCAGGAGGAGATCTTCGGGCCGGTGGTCGCGGTGACCCGGTTCGGCGACTTCGACGACGCGATCGGGATCGCCAACGACACCCTCTACGGGCTGGGCGCGGGAGTGTGGACCCGGGACGGCTCGACCGCGTACCGGGCCGGGCGCGCCATCCAGGCCGGCCGGGTGTGGACCAACTGCTACCACGCCTACCCGGCGCACGCCGCCTTCGGCGGCTACAAGCAGTCCGGGATCGGCCGCGAGACCCACAAGATGATGCTGGACCACTACCAGCAGACGAAGAACCTGCTGGTGTCGTACTCGCCGAAGAAGCTCGGCTTCTTCTGAGCACCACAAGAGGGCGCCTGACCAGGCGGATGCCGGTCAGGCGCCCTGCCTGCGCGCGATCCGGACCGCGAGTCGAAACACACGCGGAATCGCCTGGTGGCGTAGTAGAACGTGTCCGACAGCAGTTGAAGCCCTTCCGCCGAGGCGCGCGGCGCCACCCGCACCCCCCACTCCGTGGCCTTCGAAACCTGGCTCTTCGGTGCGGCGGGCATCATCACGCACCGGTCCCGGGCCACCGTCCCATCCCTGGACGAATTCTTGATCATCGGGCCGCGTGACCGAGGATGCTGGATGAGCATTGTCGGCATCGAGATGGCCGAGCGCACGGTGCTGCCCGAAGAGGAGTTGCAAGGGCCTCATGTGAAGGCCCTGACGGACGCGGCCGGCGCGCTGGTCATGGTGGACAACGATCTGTTGTCCTACCGCAGGGAGAAGGTCCGCAGCACCACCGAGTCGAACATCCTGACGGTCTTGGCTCAGGAGAACGGGTCCTCCGCCCGCGATACCGTCCATAGCCTGGTGGTGGGAACAGATCTGACCGCACACCACGCCGGGCCTCCGTGAGCTCGCGTGCAACCGTCTCGCAACGTGGCGGGGGTTGGACTGGGCCGACGTACTGGGAGTACGACGTACTGGCAGCAGACGGGGAAGGCGGGTGCCGGTGATGACGGAGACCTCACGTATCGCCCTGACGGAGTCCGCGGCCGATCTGATCCGCCGACTGCGGGCCGAGCACGGGCCGCTGATGTTCCATCAGTCGGGCGGCTGCTGCGACGGCAGCGCGCCGATGTGCTACCCGCTCGGCGAGTTCCGTACGGGTGGGTCGGACGTACTGCTCGGGGAGTTGGAGGTGGACGGGGTCGAGGAGCCGGTGGGCTTCT
This genomic interval from Streptomyces asiaticus contains the following:
- a CDS encoding acyl-CoA dehydrogenase family protein, producing the protein MTDHGPQPVERELPTEEARDLISLVRELIEREIKPRAAEEEAAGRFPRELFTLLSESGLLGLVHPEEFGGGDQPYEVYLQVLEELAAARLTVGLGVSVHTLACHALAGYGSKEQLAEHLPAMLGGGLLGAYCLSEPSSGSDAAGLTTRATRDGDTWTLEGTKAWITHGGIADFYTVLARTGPERTRGISAFLVPADAPGLSAAAPEHKMGMAGSPTAQIHLDGVRVPDARRIGEEGQGFAIALSALDAGRLGIAACAVGVAQAALDEALAYTAQRRQFGRPIADFQGLRFMLADMATQIEAGRALYLTAARLRDAGRPFSKQAAMAKLFCTDAAMRITTDAVQLLGGYGYTVDFPVERYMREAKVLQIVEGTNQIQRVVIARALAGPEVG
- a CDS encoding glycoside hydrolase family 18 protein; the encoded protein is MLRPGRLSAALAAICTAVLTATLLAGSAAAGEPRSAGIPQATSEAAKTPTTKAAGNKVVGYFTEWGIYQRNYHVKNVETSGSAAKLTHINYAFGNVTGGKCAIGDSYADYDKAYDAASSVDGQADTWDAGALRGNFNQLRKLKKLHPGLKVLWSFGGWTWSSGFSEAAKNPAAFAQSCYDLVEDPRWADVFDGIDIDWEYPNACGLTCDTSGKDAFKKLMSAVRAKFGSSNLVTAAITADGSSGGKIEAADYAGAAQYVDWYNPMTYDFFGAWAGQGPTAPHSPLNSYNGIPQQGFTTDAAISKLKGLGIPASKLLLGIGFYGRGWSGVTQDAPGGTATGAAPGTYEAGIEDYKVLKGSCPATGTVAGTAYAHCGNQWWSYDTPATIAGKMNYKQQQGLGGTFFWELSGDTSNGELIKSIS
- a CDS encoding GAF domain-containing protein, whose translation is MVNPWLAMASGTDPAERTRDVRRAHEAFLTEGAVSPAVRPVVAESWRRSADARVTQECKAPIDLADDALDTYRADHPLARVMPLFRELLGTIAHDGAHLLAVCDEQGRLLWVEGHAGVRNRAEEMNFVAGARWDERHAGTNAPGTALTVDHAVQIFATEHFNRSVQPWTCAAAPLHDPHTGRLLGAVDITGGDHLAAPHSLALVQATARAAEAQLGAELPRTRTPRISLTVLGRDEALLVVDGRRLRLGRRHSEIMVLLAGHPEGLSGDRLTLELYGPRADDRSPVTLRAELSRLRRLVGPLLGSRPYRLCTPVRTDLADAAEALASGDAYTALRAYTGPLLPLSEAPGVCRMRRVLEDGLRRAVLSHGDPELLRRWGQTPWGEDDLEVAEALLTTLPAHAPGRVAPAARVRRLRELYGLPGGAHHQGGHEDGAARHHSGHEHGAPRQGGGHRDATSAQRGRA
- the adh gene encoding aldehyde dehydrogenase gives rise to the protein MTRFASPGSEGSVVTYQPRYDHWIGGEYVPPAQGRYFENPTPVNGQPFTEIARGTAEDVERALDAAHAAAPAWGRTAPAERASVLLKIADRMEQNLEALAVAESWENGKPVRETLAADIPLAIDHFRYFAGAIRAQEGSLSEIDHDTVAYHFHEPLGVVAQIIPWNFPILMATWKLAPALAAGNAVVLKPAEQTPASVHVWMNLVADLLPPGVVNIVNGFGVEAGKPLASNSRVAKVAFTGETTTGRLIMQYASENLIPVTLELGGKSPNIFFDDVSASDDDFMDKALEGFTMFALNQGEVCTCPSRALVQGGHYQAFMDAAVARTEKITQGHPLDTDTMIGAQASNDQLEKILSYLDIGRQEGARVLTGGSRAELGGELEGGYYVEPTIFEGDNRMRVFQEEIFGPVVAVTRFGDFDDAIGIANDTLYGLGAGVWTRDGSTAYRAGRAIQAGRVWTNCYHAYPAHAAFGGYKQSGIGRETHKMMLDHYQQTKNLLVSYSPKKLGFF
- a CDS encoding terpene synthase family protein, which encodes MAFETWLFGAAGIITHRSRATVPSLDEFLIIGPRDRGCWMSIVGIEMAERTVLPEEELQGPHVKALTDAAGALVMVDNDLLSYRREKVRSTTESNILTVLAQENGSSARDTVHSLVVGTDLTAHHAGPP
- a CDS encoding DUF779 domain-containing protein, producing MTETSRIALTESAADLIRRLRAEHGPLMFHQSGGCCDGSAPMCYPLGEFRTGGSDVLLGELEVDGVEEPVGFWMSASQFELWAHTHLTVDVVPGRGSGFSLEAPEGVRFLIRSRLLDDTAG